Genomic DNA from Modestobacter versicolor:
CCGGGTTCGTGGGCGCCGCTCCCCCGGCGGGGCACGGCACGCACCACTACTACGTGGTGGTGCACGCGCTGGACACCGACGACCTGGGCGTGCCGGCCGAGGCGACCCCGGCCTACCTGGGGTTCACCCTGTTCAGCCGCACGCTGGCGCGCGGCACGATCGTGGCGACCTTCGACGTCGAGTGACCCCCGGCCCCGCTGGGCCGGCCCGGCGCCGGCTCAGCGGGGCGGGCGCTCCGCCGGGCGCTCGGCCAGGCAGCTGGTGCCCACCCGGGCGAAGCCGGCCCGCTCGTAGACCCGGGCCACGTCGTCGTCACCGGCGGAGAGGAACACCAGGTCGGCGGTCTGCCGGGCGTGCTCGACCAGCGCCGAGGTGAGCCCGGCGCCGAGCCCGCGGCCGCGGAACCGGGGCAGCGTGGCCACCCCGACGACCTCGCTGACCTCGGTGCCGTCGACGTCCACCGGCTGGTGCGAGCCGATCGCGACCGGCTGGCCGTCGTCGACGGCGACCATCATCACCGTGCGGCCCGACGCCACCCGCTCGCGCAGCGCCTCGGTGGGCGGCAGCTCGCCCGGCCCGGGGTCGCCCAGCGCCACGTCGGGCACCCCGCCGCCCGCGCCGGCCGGCACGGTGGCGGCCGGCCTCGGGTTGGCGAACGCCAGCTCGGCCAGCCGTTGGTACAGCCCCAGCCGCGGGTCGTCGGCGCCCACCAGGTACAGCCGAACCTCCGCCGGCAGCAGCACCTCGACCGGGTCGTCGGCGACCAGCAGGGGGAGCTCGTCGACGGCCAGGCCGGCGGAGCGGGCGACGGTGGCCAGCCCCCGGCAGCGGTCGCCCAGCCACTCCAGGGCGGCCGGCAGCCCGGCCTGCTCCTGCAGCGCGACGGCGGCGCGCACGTCGGCCAGGGTGACCTCGCCCTCCCGGCCGGGGAGCGGCCGGGCGGGGTAGGGCCACTCCGGCGAGCCGATCGGCACCTGGAGCGGGCCGACGGTCCGCACCTGGGCGTCCGCCAGCGGCGCGAGGCTGAAGTAGCGCTCGATCCGGTCGAGCAGCCGTGGCGACGACACGCCCAGGACCCTAGACGCCCGTGCCGGCCCGGGGACCCCGCGCGCCCTGCGGACCACCCGGTCGGGGGGCCGGTGGAGCCCGACGGCACCATGGGCGCCGTGACGGTCGGTCAACGCGCGCAGGTCTCGCCCTTCACGGCGTTCGACCGGGAGTCCTGGCGGGCGCTGGCGGCCGGCTCCGAGCTGCCGCTGGACGCCGCCGACGTCCGGGCGCTGGCGAGCCTCGGCGACCGGATCGACCTGGACGAGGTGGCCACCGTCTACCTGCCGCTGGCCCGGCTGCTGCACCTGCACGTGACGGCCAGCCGGCGGCTGTGGGCCGCGCAGACCCAGTTCCTCGGCGCCCGCACCGAGAAGGTGCCCTTCGTGATCGCGGTCGCCGGCAGCGTCGCCGTCGGCAAGAGCACCACCGCCCGGCTGCTGCAGGCCCTGCTGGCCGCGGCCCCGGACACCCCGCGGGTCGACCTGGTGACCACCGACGGCTTCCTGCTGCCCAACGCGGTGCTCGAGCAGCGCGGGCTGCTGGGCCGCAAGGGCTTCCCGGAGAGCTACGACCGGCGGGCGCTGCTGCGCTTCCTCGCCGACGTCAAGAGCGGCCGGCCCGAGGTCAGCGCACCGCTGTACTCGCACCTGTCCTACGACGTGCTGCCCGACCAGCGCCAGCTG
This window encodes:
- a CDS encoding GNAT family N-acetyltransferase → MSSPRLLDRIERYFSLAPLADAQVRTVGPLQVPIGSPEWPYPARPLPGREGEVTLADVRAAVALQEQAGLPAALEWLGDRCRGLATVARSAGLAVDELPLLVADDPVEVLLPAEVRLYLVGADDPRLGLYQRLAELAFANPRPAATVPAGAGGGVPDVALGDPGPGELPPTEALRERVASGRTVMMVAVDDGQPVAIGSHQPVDVDGTEVSEVVGVATLPRFRGRGLGAGLTSALVEHARQTADLVFLSAGDDDVARVYERAGFARVGTSCLAERPAERPPR
- the coaA gene encoding type I pantothenate kinase → MGAVTVGQRAQVSPFTAFDRESWRALAAGSELPLDAADVRALASLGDRIDLDEVATVYLPLARLLHLHVTASRRLWAAQTQFLGARTEKVPFVIAVAGSVAVGKSTTARLLQALLAAAPDTPRVDLVTTDGFLLPNAVLEQRGLLGRKGFPESYDRRALLRFLADVKSGRPEVSAPLYSHLSYDVLPDQRQLVDSPDVLVLEGLNVLQAGGRPDGRVPEVFLSDFFDFSVYVDATEADISQWYVERFLALRRTAFSDTAAYFHRFADLTDEEATTTARGIWSAVNEPNLRLNIAPTRSRARLVLQKAADHSVRRVLLRKL